AAAAAGAACTGCGCTCCCGAATGCCTGATAAACCCTGAATACTACAAGAAGGTTGAAGTCATTCGCTAAATAACACAGAAAGCTTCCGCTCAGAAAAATGATAATTCCCGCTATATAGATTTTCTTAAATCCTTTTATATCGCCAAGCCTGCCAAATGCAAGTAGAAAACAGGTCAGCACTAAAAAATATACCCACACGACCCGCGAAACCACCCCTGCATCAACATTAAAGTGTGTTGATATCGAAGGCAGCGAAACGCTGACTATGTTAATATCAAGCCCTAAAAGAAAATGTATAAGGCATAGATTTATTATTAATGCTATGTGTTTTCTCATTCCTGTAAAAATATATTAAGATGCCCGAGATTTAAAGGGAAAAGAAATAGAATTTAATATTGATGTTTCTCTTAATTAAAATTAATTTTAACATTAGATGTTAATTCTGTGTTGTAATTATTAAAAAAACAATTTCTCACTAAGTCCAACTTAATGTTTTGTAAATCACCCTCAGCAAACAAAATCCCTAATTAACATCCACCCCTCCTAATTATCACTTTTTTATGTATGCCTGCGATATGCCTGCGATATGCCTGCGATATACCTGCGTTATAGCATAATACCCGTAGAATGCTAAAGTAACCTCGCTTTCCCTCCCAAATCACCTCTGAATCTATAAATTTATTAATATTCTTTAAAATGGATTTCGTTTTGGCTTTAAGTTCAGTTTTAAAAGCATTATTTTACTTTCTTGATTAATTAAAGAAATATATGAGACCTATTATCACAATCGTATTTGTTATTTTTGTTTCGTTTAATTTATATTCCCAGACTCTTTCAGTTAAAGGTGTCGTCTCAGATGCGGAATCAGGAATGTACGTTTCAGGGACGGGTTTTACATTATCACCTTCGGAAGTTATCGAAAAAAATAAGATACAGGATGAACAACTAAAAGCTGAATCCGACGCGAGAGGTAATTTTGCATTTTACAACCTGCCCGAAGGAAGCTATTCATTGAATTATTACCACGAAGGTTATAAATCGGGTATTGTTAAGTTCGAAATTAAAAAAGGGCAGACAACTTCTTTAGATATTAAACTTACTGTAAGCGAAATCACAACAGGAGAAATAAATGTTTCCTCTGTCAGGTATCAGACTCTTTTGAAAGATGTCCCGCTTCCGATGGAAGTGGTAACGGATGATGATATTCTGAAAAGACAGTATCAGACTATCGGCGATGCTCTTGAATATAAACCGGGTATTTCAGTTACTAAAGACGGTACATGGGCTACTGACGTTAGCATTCGCGGTCTTAGTAAGGCAAATGTCGTTATGAATATAGACGGCAACAGGGTTGAAACTGCTAACGACCTTGCAGCCCGCCTTTCACTCGTTGACCTTAATGACCTTGATAGAATTGAAGTTATAAAAGGCGGTGTCTCTTCTTTATACGGTACGGGTGCTTTCGGCGGTGTAGTGAATGTGTTCACGAAGAACGGAGATTTCAGTAATAATTTTATTTATGGTGCCTCATTATTAAGCGGATATAATTCCGTTAACAAAGGTCTTAATTCCTGGCTTTCAATATTTGCTTCGAACGAAAAATTCTTTGCTAAGCTTAGCGGAAGTATCAGGGATGCAGGAAATACAATGACTCCAAATGGCGAACTGCCGAATTCTCAGTTTAAGGATAACAACATAAGTTTGAATCTCGGACTTAGACCTCTCAAAAATCATGAGTTCAGATTCTCATACCAGCGGTACAGAGCTACAGATGTTGGGCTTCCGGGCGGCGGTACATTGTTCCCTACCTCAGCAGTTGTTACTTATCCCAGAGAAGATAGGGACATGCTTTCGGGTGAATATAAAATAAAGAATTTAATTCAGCCCCTGAAAGAATTATCAGTGAAATATTTCTATCAGTCAATTTTAAGAGATGTTGAGAATATTCCAAACCAGATGCAGACTATAAAAACTCCGTCGGGCAAAACCAAACAGAAAGTTTATGTATTAAGCATTACTCCTAATGCAAGACATTATACTAACGGTTTGCAGTTCAAAGCTGACTGGCAGATAGGGAAGTACAATTATCTAATTACGGGCATTGATATATGGATGAGAGCTCTCGATTCTAAACGCGAAAGAA
Above is a genomic segment from Ignavibacteria bacterium containing:
- a CDS encoding TonB-dependent receptor → MRPIITIVFVIFVSFNLYSQTLSVKGVVSDAESGMYVSGTGFTLSPSEVIEKNKIQDEQLKAESDARGNFAFYNLPEGSYSLNYYHEGYKSGIVKFEIKKGQTTSLDIKLTVSEITTGEINVSSVRYQTLLKDVPLPMEVVTDDDILKRQYQTIGDALEYKPGISVTKDGTWATDVSIRGLSKANVVMNIDGNRVETANDLAARLSLVDLNDLDRIEVIKGGVSSLYGTGAFGGVVNVFTKNGDFSNNFIYGASLLSGYNSVNKGLNSWLSIFASNEKFFAKLSGSIRDAGNTMTPNGELPNSQFKDNNISLNLGLRPLKNHEFRFSYQRYRATDVGLPGGGTLFPTSAVVTYPREDRDMLSGEYKIKNLIQPLKELSVKYFYQSILRDVENIPNQMQTIKTPSGKTKQKVYVLSITPNARHYTNGLQFKADWQIGKYNYLITGIDIWMRALDSKRERNQRIENYDTTSGNITSTILKTIGEKPIPDADYRSLGAYVQDEIKALNDKLKISIGGRVDQIKVTNSLAKQPAYDITNGVLNYSPTGQKIVWNPNEVDDVSWSANVGAIYSITKNYDVTLNISRSFRSPSLEERYQYIDLGSTIRVGNPELAPEKGYFADLGFRVWRDKVTFTGNVFFNSFEDLVAEVPGIYDNRPAFIKTNIGKARLYGYEFEVMYNFYRSFVFYGNLSYVRGEDTENNTNLPLIPPLNCKAGIKFSLKNYVNFDINTILYDKQDYTAAGELNTPGYGVFNIGVSSSPIKISYYGLQLFAGVENIFDKEFRNHLSSNRGLIVIEPGINFYAKLKLDF